In Pseudomonas fluorescens, one genomic interval encodes:
- the ilvN gene encoding acetolactate synthase small subunit: MRHIISLLLENEPGALSRVVGLFSQRNYNIESLTVAPTEDPTLSRLTLTTVGHDEIIEQITKNLNKLIEVVKLVDLSESAHIERELMLVKVKATGAQRAEIKRTTDIYRGQIVDVSASVYTVQLTGTSDKLDSFIQSIGTASILETVRSGVTGIARGDKVLSI, from the coding sequence ATGCGGCACATTATTTCCCTGCTTCTGGAAAACGAACCCGGCGCTTTGTCTCGCGTAGTCGGCCTGTTCTCGCAGCGCAACTACAACATTGAAAGCCTGACGGTGGCGCCAACCGAAGACCCGACTCTGTCGCGTCTGACGCTGACCACTGTTGGCCACGATGAAATCATCGAGCAGATCACCAAAAACCTGAACAAGCTGATCGAAGTGGTCAAGCTGGTGGACCTGTCGGAAAGCGCTCACATCGAGCGCGAGCTGATGCTGGTCAAGGTCAAGGCCACTGGCGCCCAGCGCGCCGAGATCAAACGCACCACCGATATTTACCGTGGACAGATCGTCGACGTCAGCGCCAGCGTGTATACCGTTCAACTGACCGGTACCAGCGACAAGCTCGACAGCTTCATTCAGTCCATCGGCACCGCATCGATTCTGGAAACCGTCCGTAGCGGCGTGACCGGCATTGCCCGCGGCGACAAAGTACTCAGCATCTAA
- a CDS encoding acetolactate synthase 3 large subunit, whose protein sequence is MELLSGGEMLVRFLRDEGVKYIYGYPGGALLHVYDALFKEPEVTHILVRHEQAATHMADGYARATGKAGVVLVTSGPGATNAITGIATAYMDSIPMVIISGQVPSTMVGTDAFQETDMIGISRPIVKHSFMIKHASEIPEVMKKAFYLAQSGRPGPVVVDIPKDMTNPAEKFEYIFPKKAKLRSYSPAVRGHSGQIRKAAEMLLAAKRPVLYSGGGVILGNGSAPLTELAKMLNLPVTNTLMGLGGFPGTDRQFIGMLGMHGSYTANLAMHHADVILAVGARFDDRVINGAAKFCPNAKIIHIDIDPASISKTIKADVPIVGPVESVLTEMVAILKEIGETPNKESVASWWKQVDEWRGDRGLFPYEKGDGSLIKPQTVIETLCEVTKGDAFITSDVGQHQMFAAQYYTFNKPNRWINSGGLGTMGFGFPAAMGIKLSFPDDDVACVTGEGSIQMNIQELSTCLQYGLPVKIVILNNGVLGMVRQWQDMSYGSRHSHSYMESLPDFVKLAEAYGHVGVRITDSKDLKSKMEEAFAMKDRLVVIDISVDTSEHVYPMQIKDGSMRDMWLSKTERT, encoded by the coding sequence GTGGAGCTTTTATCTGGCGGTGAGATGCTCGTCCGCTTCTTGCGTGACGAAGGCGTCAAATATATCTACGGGTACCCGGGTGGTGCTCTTCTTCATGTTTACGATGCCCTGTTCAAAGAACCGGAAGTGACCCACATCCTGGTTCGTCACGAACAAGCGGCCACCCATATGGCTGACGGTTACGCCCGTGCCACCGGTAAAGCCGGCGTGGTATTGGTGACATCAGGTCCTGGCGCCACAAACGCCATCACCGGTATCGCCACCGCCTATATGGATTCGATTCCAATGGTGATCATTTCCGGTCAGGTGCCAAGCACCATGGTCGGCACCGACGCGTTCCAGGAAACCGACATGATCGGTATCTCCCGGCCGATCGTGAAGCACAGCTTCATGATCAAGCACGCCTCGGAAATCCCGGAAGTCATGAAGAAGGCCTTCTACCTGGCGCAGTCCGGTCGTCCGGGCCCGGTCGTGGTCGATATCCCGAAAGACATGACCAACCCGGCCGAGAAGTTCGAATACATCTTCCCGAAAAAAGCCAAGCTGCGTTCCTACAGCCCGGCCGTCCGCGGTCACTCCGGGCAAATCCGCAAGGCGGCAGAAATGCTCCTGGCAGCCAAACGCCCAGTGCTCTATTCCGGTGGCGGCGTGATCCTCGGCAACGGTTCCGCACCGCTGACCGAACTGGCGAAAATGCTCAACCTGCCAGTGACCAACACCTTGATGGGCCTGGGCGGTTTCCCTGGCACCGACCGGCAGTTCATCGGCATGCTCGGCATGCACGGCAGCTACACCGCCAACCTGGCGATGCACCATGCCGACGTGATCCTGGCTGTCGGCGCGCGTTTCGATGACCGTGTGATCAACGGCGCGGCGAAGTTCTGCCCGAACGCCAAGATCATCCACATCGACATCGACCCGGCTTCGATCTCCAAGACCATCAAGGCCGACGTGCCAATCGTTGGCCCGGTGGAGAGCGTCCTGACCGAAATGGTCGCGATCCTCAAGGAAATCGGCGAGACCCCGAACAAGGAGTCCGTTGCCAGTTGGTGGAAGCAAGTCGATGAGTGGCGCGGTGATCGCGGCCTGTTCCCATATGAAAAGGGCGACGGCAGCCTGATCAAGCCACAGACCGTGATCGAGACCCTGTGCGAAGTGACCAAAGGCGATGCCTTCATCACTTCCGACGTGGGCCAGCACCAGATGTTCGCGGCGCAGTACTACACGTTCAACAAGCCGAACCGCTGGATCAACTCCGGTGGTCTGGGCACCATGGGCTTCGGTTTCCCGGCGGCCATGGGCATCAAGTTGAGCTTCCCGGATGACGACGTTGCCTGCGTCACCGGTGAAGGCAGCATCCAGATGAACATCCAGGAGCTGTCGACCTGCCTGCAATATGGCTTGCCGGTGAAAATCGTCATCCTGAACAACGGTGTTCTGGGGATGGTTCGTCAGTGGCAGGACATGAGCTATGGCAGCCGCCACTCGCACTCTTATATGGAGTCGCTGCCTGACTTCGTCAAACTGGCTGAGGCCTACGGTCACGTCGGCGTGCGCATCACCGATTCGAAAGACTTGAAGTCGAAGATGGAAGAGGCGTTCGCCATGAAAGATCGTCTGGTGGTGATCGATATTTCGGTCGATACCAGCGAGCACGTCTATCCGATGCAGATCAAAGACGGCTCCATGCGCGATATGTGGCTGAGCAAGACGGAGCGTACTTAA
- the ilvC gene encoding ketol-acid reductoisomerase, translating into MKVFYDKDCDLSIIQGKKVAIIGYGSQGHAQACNLKDSGVDVTVGLRKGSATVAKAEAHGLKVTDVAAAVAGADLVMILTPDEFQSQLYKNEIEPNIKKGATLAFSHGFAIHYNQVVPRADLDVIMIAPKAPGHTVRSEFVKGGGIPDLIAIYQDASGNAKNVALSYAAGVGGGRTGIIETTFKDETETDLFGEQAVLCGGTVELVKAGFETLVEAGYAPEMAYFECLHELKLIVDLMYEGGIANMNYSISNNAEYGEYVTGPEVINAESRQAMRNALKRIQDGEYAKMFISEGATGYPSMTAKRRNNAAHGIEIIGEQLRSMMPWIGANKIVDKAKN; encoded by the coding sequence ATGAAAGTTTTCTACGATAAAGACTGCGACCTGTCGATCATCCAGGGCAAGAAAGTTGCCATCATCGGTTACGGTTCCCAGGGCCACGCCCAAGCGTGCAACCTGAAAGATTCCGGTGTCGACGTAACCGTCGGTCTGCGTAAAGGTTCGGCTACCGTTGCCAAAGCCGAAGCTCACGGCCTGAAAGTGACCGACGTGGCCGCCGCTGTTGCCGGCGCCGACCTGGTCATGATCCTGACCCCGGACGAATTCCAGTCCCAGCTGTACAAGAACGAAATCGAGCCGAACATCAAGAAAGGCGCCACCCTGGCCTTCTCCCACGGTTTCGCGATCCACTACAACCAGGTTGTTCCGCGTGCCGACCTCGACGTGATCATGATCGCGCCGAAAGCGCCGGGTCACACCGTGCGTTCCGAGTTCGTGAAGGGCGGCGGTATCCCTGACCTGATCGCGATCTACCAGGACGCTTCGGGCAACGCCAAAAACGTTGCACTGTCCTACGCAGCTGGCGTGGGTGGCGGTCGTACCGGCATCATCGAAACCACCTTCAAGGACGAGACCGAAACCGACCTGTTCGGCGAACAAGCCGTACTGTGCGGCGGTACCGTTGAGCTGGTGAAAGCCGGTTTCGAAACTCTGGTTGAAGCTGGCTACGCGCCGGAAATGGCCTACTTCGAGTGCCTGCACGAACTGAAGCTGATCGTTGACCTCATGTACGAAGGCGGTATCGCCAACATGAACTACTCGATCTCCAACAACGCTGAATACGGCGAGTACGTGACCGGCCCGGAAGTGATCAACGCCGAATCCCGTCAGGCCATGCGCAACGCCCTGAAACGTATTCAGGACGGCGAATACGCCAAAATGTTCATCAGCGAAGGCGCGACCGGCTACCCTTCGATGACCGCCAAGCGTCGTAACAACGCCGCTCACGGTATCGAAATCATCGGCGAGCAACTGCGCTCCATGATGCCGTGGATCGGTGCCAACAAGATCGTCGACAAAGCCAAAAACTAA
- the pssA gene encoding CDP-diacylglycerol--serine O-phosphatidyltransferase, producing the protein MSERPEEPNQASDAESLLPIDEHVEEGHDAEGRKVRHRGIYLLPNLFTTANLFAGFYSIINSMSAQAALSAGDSANASKYFAFAAIAIFVAMVLDGLDGRVARMTNTQSAFGAEYDSLSDMVAFGVAPALLAFGWALGDMGKVGWMVAFIYVAGAALRLARFNTQVGTADKRYFIGLASPAAAGVVAGIVWAFSDYGIQGSKMSFLVALMVAAAGMLMVSNIKYNSFKELDLKGRVPFVAILAVVLVFAVVFSDPPRILLLVFLGYAASGPVQYLLRLRRHKNAE; encoded by the coding sequence ATGAGCGAACGTCCCGAAGAGCCGAACCAGGCTTCTGACGCCGAAAGCCTGCTGCCCATCGATGAACATGTCGAGGAAGGGCACGACGCAGAAGGTCGTAAAGTCCGGCATCGTGGTATCTATCTGCTGCCGAATCTGTTCACCACTGCGAACCTGTTCGCAGGGTTTTATTCCATCATCAACTCGATGAGTGCCCAGGCTGCCTTGAGCGCCGGTGACTCTGCGAATGCGAGCAAGTATTTCGCCTTCGCCGCGATCGCGATTTTTGTGGCCATGGTGCTCGATGGTCTTGATGGCCGTGTAGCGCGCATGACCAATACGCAAAGTGCCTTCGGCGCCGAGTATGACTCGTTGTCGGACATGGTCGCGTTCGGTGTAGCGCCGGCGCTGCTGGCCTTTGGCTGGGCATTGGGCGACATGGGCAAGGTCGGCTGGATGGTCGCCTTCATCTATGTAGCCGGCGCGGCATTGCGTCTGGCGCGTTTCAATACCCAGGTCGGTACGGCTGACAAGCGATACTTCATCGGCCTGGCCAGCCCGGCAGCTGCCGGCGTGGTCGCAGGCATCGTCTGGGCGTTCAGCGATTACGGCATTCAGGGTTCGAAGATGTCGTTCCTGGTCGCCTTGATGGTGGCGGCTGCCGGCATGTTGATGGTCAGCAACATCAAGTACAACAGCTTCAAGGAGCTGGACTTGAAGGGGCGCGTGCCGTTCGTGGCGATCCTCGCCGTGGTGCTGGTGTTCGCCGTGGTGTTCAGCGATCCACCGCGAATTCTACTGCTGGTGTTCCTCGGTTACGCCGCTTCCGGCCCTGTGCAATATCTGTTGCGTCTTCGTCGTCACAAAAACGCCGAGTGA